In Carassius carassius chromosome 19, fCarCar2.1, whole genome shotgun sequence, a single genomic region encodes these proteins:
- the bard1 gene encoding BRCA1-associated RING domain protein 1 translates to MVTDTIKSVESFIPKNKKNIKIWFSPKSRKVRCCIEKPVDSNKSNEVQGKKADMSPSFKDLSVFNFTSSSQESGSSSPPRGKANKKIKKRKISQACKQTHVGQRPKTWTQTMQECKRLKLEAINQQWAFEKEGSIDNKNEGDEKVSSGDDNRRYSKKVSFHFPPSQPEESHMTVHQEQNQIPSPQKSIQSNLEVEVIEKQSSAALSSPCYDQHVESVTDIPQESNENTPGPPQPSLPRVCKRIREDRDSDDPQRMPKQPRTTSGWKKRSLRERAASTEDCSQSLRTSRQSNVKQNVNPVTPATPDLGRKFSSVRHKRANPAYMKRNQNGETPLHLAAIKGDVEEVRKLLAQGADPNLKDNAGWTPLHEACNLGHLRVVEELLQQGALLNTPGYQNDSPLHDAVRNGQIAVVKLLVERGASQSVLNIFGLRPVDYALTPEMQEVLRMGPEAPHHITTTLSPTASLSKAAGCVRETGPVVVIGSQLTQTQQKQLTKAAQLLGGKQVHSFSRAVTHVVVPDAPIMPFSLTTLRGVLKGCWILTFSWVSCSLQAGSWVRESENEAGDGPLRARMNRGSLLPPLFDGCFFYMLGSFCKPLKHELIQLVKEGGGQLLNRQPKPDSDVTQTLGTAAYHAQPGSDQVLCTQYILYDPQSSYKPQKVRVGKVWSAPTTWFLDCIAAFQLLPVPEH, encoded by the exons ATGGTCACTGATACCATAAAGTCGGTTGAGAGCTTTATTCCTAAGAATAAGAAGAACATCAAAATATGGTTTAGCCCAAAGAGTCGTAAAGTACGCTGTTGCATTGAGAAACCTGTTGACTCAAACAAATCAAATGAAGTCCAGGGAAAGAAAGCCGATATGTCACCTTCTTTCAAAGACCTGTCCGTCTTCAACTTCACCTCTTCCTCCCAGGAGTCTGGGTCATCCTCCCCTCCACGGGGGAAGgcaaataagaaaataaagaaacGAAAGATCAGCCAAGCCTGCAAACAAACCCATGTTGGTCAAAGGCCAAAAACATGGACTCAGACTATGCAAGAATGTAAGAGGCTAAAGCTGGAGGCTATCAATCAGCAGTGGGCCTTTGAAAAAGAGGGTTCTATAGACAACAAGAATGAAGGGGATGAGAAAGTGAGCTCTGGAGATGACAACAGGAGATATAGTAAGAaagtttcttttcattttcctcCCAGCCAGCCTGAGGAATCTCATATGACTGTCCATCAAGAACAAAATCAAATTCCCAGTCCTCAAAAAAGCATTCAAAGCAATTTGGAAGTTGAAGTCATTGAGAAGCAAAGCTCTGCAGCTTTGAGTTCACCATGTTACGATCAACATGTAGAGTCAGTCACTGATATCCCACAAGAATCCAATGAAAACACTCCAGGGCCTCCTCAGCCTTCCCTTCCCAGAGTGTGTAAGAGAATCAGAGAGGATCGGGACAGTGATGATCCACAGAGAATGCCAAAACAACCCAGAACAACTTCAGGATGGAAGAAGAGATCATTACGAGAAAGAGCTGCTTCAACTGAAGACTGTTCTCAGAGTCTGCGAACATCCAGACAGTCTAACGTGAAGCAAAACGTGAACCCAGTCACACCAGCTACCCCGGACCTCGGGAGGAAGTTTTCAAGTGTGAGACACAAGCGGGCAAATCCTGCTTACATGAAGAGGAACCAAAATGGAGAAACGCCACTGCATTTAGCTGCCATAAAG GGTGATGTGGAGGAGGTCCGTAAGCTCCTGGCTCAGGGAGCCGACCCAAACCTGAAGGACAATGCAGGCTGGACACCACTG caTGAGGCTTGTAATCTGGGTCACCTGAGAGTGGTGGAGGAACTGCTCCAGCAGGGGGCGCTGTTGAACACCCCAGGCTATCAGAACGACTCTCCGCTGCACGACGCCGTGAGGAACGGTCAAATAGCTGTGGTCAAGCTTTTGGTTGAACGAGGCGCATCTCAAAGTGTCCT GAATATTTTTGGCCTGCGGCCGGTAGATTATGCGCTGACTCCAGAAATGCAGGAGGTCCTAAGAATGGGCCCAGAGGCACCGCATCACATAACAACCACCCTGAGCCCCACCGCCAGCCTCAGTAAG GCTGCAGGCTGTGTGCGAGAGACAGGTCCAGTGGTTGTGATTGGCAGTCAGCTGACGCAGACTCAGCAGAAGCAGCTCACCAAAGCAGCTCAACTCCTTGGAGGGAAACAAGTGCATTCCTTTTCTAGAGCAG TCACCCATGTGGTTGTACCAGATGCTCCCATCATGCCCTTTTCCCTGACCACACTGCGGGGCGTCCTCAAAGGCTGCTGGATCCTCACTTTCAGCT GGGTGAGTTGTAGCCTTCAGGCAGGCAGCTGGGTCAGGGAGAGCGAGAACGAGGCAGGTGACGGACCCCTGCGTGCCCGCATGAACAGAGGCAGCCTG CTCCCTCCCCTCTTTGATGGCTGTTTCTTCTACATGCTGGGGTCCTTCTGCAAGCCACTAAAACATGAGCTCATTCAGTTAGTGAAAGAAGGAGGTGGACAGCTTCTGAATCGCCAGCCCAAACCCGACAGTGACGTCACGCAAACCCTTGGCACAGCGGCCTACCATGCCCAGCCTGGTTCAGACCAGGTTCTCTGCACCCAGTATATTTTATATGATCCACAGAGCTCCTACAAACCCCAGAAGGTCCGGGTAGGTAAAGTCTGGTCGGCTCCAACCACGTGGTTCCTGGACTGCATAGCTGCCTTTCAACTCCTGCCAGTGCCAGAGCACTAG